The Acidimicrobiales bacterium genome has a segment encoding these proteins:
- a CDS encoding aldehyde dehydrogenase family protein produces MGESRMLIDGRLVDAEGGATFDNVNPATEEILGPVADGSAADMARAVNAARRAFDTTGWASDTEARKVCLDQLQTAIESEQEDLRQELVAETGTPALITYGPQLDAPLREALRWPRDMIDEFEWSRSLGPKDAMGVGYQTEREVWKEPVGVVGVIVPWNFPIEIILNKLGPLLAMGNTCVLKPAPDTPWNATRLGRLIAEETDIPPGVVNIVTSADHLVGEVLSTSAEVDMVAFTGSTATGRRILEASAPTLKRVFLELGGKSVNLVLDDADLEATLAGSAVCCMHGGQGCAIPTRLLVPRSHYDEAVEMARAAFENWAYGDPTDLSVLQGPQISRRQQERVLDYIQQGKAEGATVVSGGGRPDHFERGWYVEPTLFADVDNAMAIAQEEIFGPVLVVIGFDDDDDAVRIANESLYGLSGMITSADLDRAKAVARRIRTGTLGINGGIWYGADAPFGGYKGSGLGRQCGIEGLEIFTETKTVGWPAES; encoded by the coding sequence GTGGGCGAAAGCCGAATGCTGATCGACGGGAGGTTGGTCGACGCCGAGGGCGGTGCCACCTTCGACAATGTCAACCCGGCCACCGAGGAGATACTTGGCCCGGTGGCTGACGGTTCGGCGGCCGACATGGCCCGGGCTGTTAACGCGGCCCGCCGGGCCTTCGATACGACTGGGTGGGCCTCCGACACCGAGGCTCGCAAGGTCTGCCTGGACCAACTCCAGACGGCCATCGAGTCCGAACAGGAGGACTTGCGACAGGAGTTGGTCGCAGAGACGGGCACGCCAGCCCTAATCACCTACGGACCCCAGTTGGACGCTCCACTACGTGAAGCACTGCGGTGGCCCAGGGACATGATCGACGAGTTTGAATGGTCGCGATCACTAGGCCCCAAAGACGCCATGGGTGTGGGCTACCAGACCGAGCGGGAAGTCTGGAAGGAACCGGTCGGTGTGGTCGGGGTGATCGTGCCGTGGAATTTCCCAATAGAGATCATCCTCAACAAACTGGGACCCCTGCTGGCCATGGGCAACACCTGTGTCCTCAAGCCCGCCCCAGACACCCCGTGGAACGCAACGCGGCTCGGTCGCCTGATCGCCGAAGAAACCGACATCCCTCCCGGAGTGGTCAACATCGTCACTTCGGCCGACCACCTGGTCGGTGAGGTGCTCTCCACATCGGCCGAGGTCGACATGGTGGCCTTCACGGGTTCCACGGCAACCGGCAGACGGATCCTGGAAGCCTCGGCTCCCACCCTCAAACGAGTGTTCCTGGAACTGGGTGGCAAGTCGGTCAATCTGGTGCTCGACGACGCCGATCTGGAAGCCACACTGGCCGGATCAGCTGTGTGCTGCATGCACGGCGGCCAAGGATGTGCCATTCCGACCCGCCTGCTGGTCCCCCGGAGCCACTACGACGAGGCGGTCGAGATGGCCCGTGCAGCCTTCGAGAACTGGGCTTACGGCGACCCGACCGACCTCTCGGTGCTCCAGGGTCCCCAGATCTCTCGCCGCCAGCAGGAGCGTGTGCTCGACTACATACAGCAAGGAAAAGCCGAGGGGGCGACCGTGGTGTCCGGGGGGGGACGTCCCGACCACTTCGAGCGAGGGTGGTACGTGGAGCCGACCCTGTTCGCCGACGTGGACAACGCCATGGCAATCGCCCAGGAGGAGATCTTCGGCCCCGTACTGGTGGTAATCGGGTTCGACGACGATGATGACGCGGTGCGCATCGCCAACGAGTCGCTCTACGGCCTCAGCGGCATGATTACCTCAGCCGACCTGGATCGGGCCAAGGCGGTGGCCCGTCGGATCCGCACCGGCACCCTGGGCATTAATGGCGGAATCTGGTACGGAGCCGACGCACCGTTCGGCGGCTACAAAGGTTCCGGCCTCGGCCGGCAGTGCGGCATAGAAGGACTTGAGATCTTCACGGAAACCAAGACCGTGGGTTGGCCAGCGGAAAGCTGA
- a CDS encoding cytochrome P450, translated as MTGAPDDRESEANIGPNGDTADGLPMNDPEFNRHPQSGYRMLRDSGPVVTLPGIVPSRANADAHLVGRHADVVTVLRSPDIFSSRFDAVHIGQVRPLIPLQIDPPDHAKYRKLLDPLFAPRRIALLEDRTRTLVSDLVDSVADAGGCNFHTAVSEPLPSTVFLELLGLPVSRAAEFIALKDGIIRPPARTPEERSTMVDAAGARIYAVLQEVIDERLEAPQDGFISGFLDAEVDGERLTREEVVDICYLFFLAGLDTVTASLDCMMARLALHPAERRRLADDPSVIPRAVEEMLRWETPVTSVVRVTTQDTELSGCPIPADEVVSVMLGSANTDERAWDEAESVDIDRRVNKHLAFGGGIHRCLGSHLARMELRVVLEEWHARIPEYRVPEGVELDFSPSLRQIADLPLVW; from the coding sequence ATGACGGGAGCCCCGGACGACAGAGAGAGCGAGGCCAACATCGGGCCCAACGGGGACACCGCAGATGGCCTCCCGATGAATGATCCCGAATTCAATCGGCACCCACAATCGGGGTACCGGATGCTGCGGGACAGCGGACCGGTGGTGACACTGCCCGGGATAGTTCCCTCACGGGCCAACGCCGACGCTCACCTAGTGGGCCGGCATGCCGACGTGGTGACCGTCCTACGAAGCCCCGACATTTTCTCGTCGAGGTTCGACGCTGTACACATCGGTCAGGTCCGCCCGCTCATTCCTCTCCAGATCGATCCCCCGGACCACGCCAAGTACCGGAAGTTGCTTGATCCGCTGTTCGCACCACGCCGGATTGCCCTCCTAGAAGATCGGACCCGAACACTGGTCTCTGACCTCGTGGATTCCGTGGCCGACGCAGGCGGGTGCAACTTCCACACGGCAGTCTCTGAGCCGCTTCCCTCCACCGTGTTTTTGGAATTGCTGGGTCTTCCGGTTTCCCGGGCCGCCGAGTTCATCGCCCTCAAAGATGGAATCATCCGACCACCGGCCAGGACCCCCGAAGAGCGCTCGACCATGGTCGATGCCGCTGGTGCTCGGATCTACGCGGTCCTCCAGGAAGTGATCGACGAGCGGCTGGAAGCGCCCCAGGACGGCTTCATCTCCGGTTTCCTTGATGCTGAAGTCGATGGAGAGCGCCTTACCCGCGAAGAGGTTGTCGATATCTGCTACCTGTTCTTCCTGGCCGGTCTTGACACAGTGACCGCCTCTCTGGACTGCATGATGGCCCGCCTAGCTCTGCATCCCGCCGAACGGCGTCGCCTGGCCGACGATCCGTCAGTCATCCCGCGAGCGGTTGAGGAAATGCTGCGTTGGGAAACCCCGGTGACCTCGGTGGTACGGGTAACCACCCAGGACACCGAACTGTCAGGTTGTCCGATCCCAGCCGACGAAGTGGTATCGGTGATGCTGGGATCAGCCAACACCGACGAGCGGGCCTGGGACGAGGCGGAGTCGGTGGACATCGACCGTCGGGTGAACAAGCACCTGGCCTTCGGCGGTGGGATACACCGGTGCCTAGGTTCCCACCTGGCCCGCATGGAACTGCGTGTAGTTCTCGAAGAGTGGCATGCCCGAATCCCCGAATACCGAGTCCCCGAAGGCGTAGAACTGGATTTCTCGCCGAGCCTGCGCCAGATCGCCGACCTCCCGTTGGTCTGGTAG
- a CDS encoding ferredoxin, whose amino-acid sequence MRLDQERCQGHGRCYVLAPVVFEPDDDGRGLVVAVTVPSGLAESARLGADNCPEDAISLTGD is encoded by the coding sequence GTGCGCCTCGATCAAGAACGATGCCAGGGTCACGGGCGTTGCTACGTCCTCGCCCCCGTCGTATTTGAACCTGACGACGACGGGCGTGGGCTGGTCGTCGCCGTGACGGTGCCTTCGGGGCTGGCAGAGTCGGCCCGCCTCGGGGCCGATAACTGTCCTGAGGATGCGATTTCCCTGACCGGTGACTGA
- a CDS encoding amidohydrolase: protein MEHRTVDFPVFDADNHMYETQEAFTRYLPSEHRSAITYVQVNGRTKIAINGKLSEYIPNPTFEVVAPPGAQEDFYRRGNPDGKSLREIFGTPIPCPEWARTAEARLPHLDELGLDGALMFPTLASLIEERMRDDPDLTHAVIHSLNEWIHDEWTFDYQNRIFATPIITLPIVDKAIAELEWCLDRGVRCILIRPAPAWGLRGSRSPGLPEFDPFWARVEEAGVLVGMHSSDSGYADLVSIWEGPTEFLPFQPNPFRSLVMANRAITDMMNAMVCHGAFSRFPNLRIATIENGGTWVKPLVDGLESIYKKMPQEFDEHPVEAFRRNVYVNPFWEDALEGLVDIMGPERLLFGSDYPHPEGLGNPVSFVDDLPESLSSEDTARIMGGNLRELLHLES from the coding sequence GTGGAGCACAGGACCGTCGATTTTCCCGTCTTCGACGCCGACAACCACATGTATGAGACCCAGGAGGCCTTCACCCGATACCTCCCGTCGGAGCACCGCAGCGCCATCACCTACGTGCAGGTCAACGGCAGGACCAAAATTGCCATCAACGGAAAGCTCTCCGAATACATCCCGAATCCGACTTTCGAAGTTGTCGCCCCGCCGGGCGCCCAGGAGGACTTCTATCGGAGAGGCAATCCGGACGGCAAGAGCCTCCGCGAGATCTTCGGTACGCCAATCCCTTGCCCAGAATGGGCCCGTACCGCTGAAGCCCGCCTGCCTCACCTGGACGAGTTGGGTCTCGATGGGGCGCTTATGTTCCCTACCCTGGCCAGCCTCATCGAAGAGCGAATGCGGGACGACCCTGACCTGACGCACGCGGTAATCCATTCTCTCAACGAATGGATCCACGATGAGTGGACCTTCGACTACCAGAACCGGATCTTCGCCACACCGATCATCACCCTGCCCATCGTTGACAAGGCGATTGCCGAACTGGAGTGGTGTCTCGACCGCGGGGTGCGCTGCATCCTGATACGACCCGCTCCGGCCTGGGGGCTCCGAGGATCTCGGTCCCCGGGCCTTCCCGAATTTGACCCGTTCTGGGCCCGAGTCGAGGAGGCAGGTGTTCTAGTTGGCATGCACTCCTCGGACTCCGGTTACGCCGACCTGGTGTCGATCTGGGAAGGACCCACCGAGTTCTTGCCCTTCCAACCCAATCCTTTCCGGTCGCTCGTCATGGCGAACCGGGCCATCACCGACATGATGAACGCCATGGTCTGTCATGGTGCCTTTAGCCGATTCCCGAATCTGCGAATCGCCACGATCGAAAACGGCGGGACCTGGGTGAAGCCCCTAGTTGATGGGCTGGAGTCGATCTACAAGAAGATGCCTCAAGAGTTCGACGAACATCCCGTCGAGGCCTTCCGCCGCAACGTTTACGTCAACCCGTTTTGGGAGGACGCTCTTGAGGGTCTGGTGGACATCATGGGGCCCGAACGTCTGCTCTTCGGGTCCGACTACCCGCACCCGGAGGGGCTGGGCAACCCGGTGAGTTTCGTCGATGACCTCCCCGAGTCACTGTCTTCCGAGGACACGGCTCGCATCATGGGTGGAAACCTCCGTGAACTCCTCCACCTGGAATCCTGA
- a CDS encoding amidohydrolase: protein MDMNDMILVSVDDHLCEPPHMFDEHLADRWQDEAPKLLHTDNGSDVWTFNGAIIPNVGLNAVAGRPKEEYGIEPTSFEEIRSGCYDIDERIKDMDAGGVLGSMCFPSFPGFAGRLFADHPDKEFAAALIRAYNDWHIHEWCGSYPGRFIPMALPMIWSAEECAAEVRRVAQLGCHSMTFTENPVPLGQPSFHDEYWNPFWEALVECETVLSIHLGSSGQLVITAPDAPMDVMIQMQPMNVSTAASDLLWSTVPRRYPDLRIALSEGGTGWVPYFMDRADKTYDMHHLWTGQDFGDLKPSDVFRRNFLTCFITDPVGVILRHEIGIDNICWEMDYPHSDSNWPTAPEELSEVFVGVSDDDINRITHLNAMDWFSYDPFAVFDRADCTVGALRAQAGDHDVSIRSRDTSRHGETKDVSLKDFVERAGQSEE, encoded by the coding sequence ATGGATATGAACGACATGATCCTGGTCAGCGTGGATGACCATCTCTGTGAGCCACCGCACATGTTCGATGAGCACCTCGCCGACCGGTGGCAGGACGAGGCACCCAAGCTCCTCCACACTGACAATGGCAGCGACGTCTGGACGTTCAACGGGGCGATCATCCCCAACGTCGGACTCAATGCCGTTGCCGGCCGCCCAAAAGAGGAATACGGCATCGAGCCGACCTCGTTCGAGGAAATCCGGTCGGGCTGCTACGACATCGATGAGCGGATCAAGGACATGGACGCTGGTGGAGTGCTTGGGTCCATGTGCTTTCCGTCGTTTCCGGGCTTTGCCGGTCGGCTATTTGCCGACCACCCCGATAAGGAATTCGCCGCTGCCCTCATCCGGGCCTACAACGACTGGCACATCCACGAATGGTGTGGCTCCTATCCCGGGCGGTTCATCCCCATGGCTCTGCCGATGATCTGGTCGGCCGAGGAGTGCGCGGCCGAGGTCCGACGGGTGGCCCAACTGGGCTGCCACTCGATGACTTTCACCGAAAACCCCGTGCCACTTGGTCAGCCCAGTTTTCACGACGAATACTGGAATCCGTTCTGGGAGGCTCTTGTTGAATGCGAAACCGTGCTGTCGATCCACCTCGGATCGTCGGGCCAATTGGTGATAACTGCCCCTGACGCCCCAATGGACGTCATGATCCAGATGCAACCCATGAACGTCTCTACGGCGGCCTCCGACCTGCTGTGGTCAACAGTTCCCCGCCGGTATCCCGACCTCCGGATCGCCCTCTCGGAGGGAGGCACGGGCTGGGTGCCCTATTTCATGGACCGCGCCGACAAGACCTACGACATGCACCACTTGTGGACCGGCCAGGACTTTGGCGACCTGAAGCCGAGCGACGTTTTCCGTCGTAACTTCCTCACCTGCTTCATCACCGACCCTGTCGGGGTGATCCTCCGCCACGAAATCGGAATCGACAACATCTGTTGGGAGATGGACTACCCGCACTCTGACTCGAACTGGCCGACGGCCCCTGAAGAACTCTCAGAGGTCTTCGTCGGCGTTTCGGACGACGACATCAACCGCATCACGCACCTCAATGCCATGGACTGGTTCTCCTACGACCCATTCGCCGTGTTCGACCGCGCCGATTGCACAGTGGGGGCGCTAAGGGCCCAGGCAGGAGACCATGACGTGTCGATCCGCTCTCGTGACACCAGCCGCCATGGCGAGACCAAGGATGTATCACTGAAGGACTTTGTCGAACGGGCCGGCCAGTCTGAGGAGTGA
- a CDS encoding cytochrome P450: MESVNGIVDIDHQHPDFVANRHGRYEELRAQCPVVYNTAYGGFWLVTDYESVATVARDNETFAHRFDPKADDGISYQGICGIPRPKGTPRMGVSEIDGPDHADLRRVLNPHMSPQRVEQLRPRMEQISTWFLDEVIEAGRADLVIDYATPVPAVLTLESMGMPAENWDHYAEFFHASASYERTDPKHIDAAGRWQDMWDELVGFARFRRRNPSDDITTTLVTCEIAGRPLTDSEVGGIMWNLVAGGLDTTTSLVSWGLHHLGTVPDARSRLLADPTLVPSAVEEFLRFYSPSETLTRTATRDVELGGRQIARGDVVMISWVSANHDPQAFEQADEIVLDRTANRHLAFGLGGHRCIGAPVARMEAEVMFRDVLHRIPDYVIDEDLFRPYPGNLLMTGVVSMPVVFTAGRRHGENDPLGSPPG, from the coding sequence GTGGAATCGGTCAACGGAATAGTCGATATCGACCACCAACACCCAGACTTCGTCGCCAATCGTCATGGACGGTACGAGGAACTGAGGGCCCAGTGTCCCGTTGTCTACAACACTGCCTACGGGGGCTTCTGGCTGGTTACCGACTACGAGTCAGTCGCCACAGTGGCTCGCGACAACGAAACCTTCGCCCACCGATTCGACCCCAAAGCCGACGACGGGATCTCGTACCAGGGCATTTGCGGAATCCCTCGACCAAAGGGAACCCCGCGGATGGGTGTATCGGAGATCGACGGACCCGACCATGCCGACCTTCGGCGAGTTCTGAACCCGCACATGAGTCCCCAGCGGGTCGAGCAATTACGCCCCCGCATGGAGCAGATCTCGACGTGGTTTCTCGACGAGGTGATCGAAGCAGGCCGGGCCGATCTCGTCATCGACTACGCCACGCCAGTACCAGCGGTCCTAACCCTTGAATCGATGGGCATGCCTGCTGAGAACTGGGATCACTACGCCGAGTTCTTTCACGCCTCGGCCTCCTATGAACGCACAGACCCGAAACACATCGACGCCGCCGGCCGCTGGCAGGACATGTGGGATGAACTCGTGGGATTCGCTCGCTTCCGGCGGCGGAACCCATCGGACGACATCACCACCACCCTGGTGACCTGTGAGATCGCTGGACGACCTCTCACCGATTCAGAAGTCGGCGGGATCATGTGGAATCTGGTGGCCGGTGGCCTAGACACCACCACTTCGCTCGTGTCATGGGGGCTACACCATCTGGGTACGGTGCCCGATGCCCGGAGCCGTCTCCTAGCGGACCCGACGCTGGTGCCGTCAGCCGTTGAGGAGTTTCTCCGGTTCTACAGTCCGAGTGAGACCCTCACCCGCACGGCGACCCGAGACGTGGAACTGGGAGGGAGGCAGATCGCCCGGGGCGACGTCGTGATGATCAGCTGGGTATCGGCCAACCACGATCCCCAAGCTTTCGAGCAGGCTGACGAGATCGTTCTCGATCGAACCGCCAACCGGCATCTGGCCTTCGGCCTCGGTGGCCACCGATGCATCGGGGCCCCGGTTGCCCGAATGGAGGCAGAGGTCATGTTCCGTGACGTGCTCCACCGAATCCCCGACTACGTCATCGATGAGGACTTGTTCCGGCCCTATCCGGGGAACCTCCTCATGACCGGCGTGGTCTCCATGCCCGTGGTCTTCACCGCGGGTCGGAGACATGGCGAAAACGACCCCCTTGGTTCGCCACCAGGATGA